Sequence from the Pedobacter sp. D749 genome:
GCAGAAATAATTGGCACAGCCATACCGGCGGCCAGTTGCTAATCGTAATTGGTGGCGAAGGCTTGTACCAGGAGCGGGGGAAATCAGTGAGACATTTAAAGGCTGGTGATATTGTGGAAATTGCACCAAATATAGAACATTGGCATGGCGCCACAGCCAACAGCTGGTTTTCACATCTTGCCACCAATGGCAGTCCTGCTTCAAACGAAAACAAATGGCTGGAGGCTGTTACCGATGCAGATTATCAGAAGGCTAACGATCAAATCTTTAAATAATGAAAGTGATCAGCTGGAAAGTTGGATTGCTATTGGTGCTGTTCAACCTCATCATTCCTAAAACGAAAGCACAAGAAATGGCAACATTAACTAAACAGGAAAAAAGCCTTGCTGGTATTTCTGCTACAACGGCAACCGGCAAGTTAGACTTACTTAAAATTCAATTAATTGAGGGATTGGACAACGGACTAACGGTTAATGAAATTAAGGAAACACTGACGCAATTGTATGCATACTGTGGTTTCCCAAGAAGTTTAAATGCCATCAATACTTTTTCTGCCGTTTTAGCCGATCGCAAGGCCAAAAATATGATTGATCCTGAAGGTGAAAAGATTATCCAAAATACCGTAGAGGATAAATATGAACAGGGGCGCAAAACTTTGGAACAATTAACCAAAACACCACAAGCCAGGCCCGCACCAGGTTTCGGCGAATTTGCCCCGCGTATCGATACTTTTTTAAAAGAACATTTATTCGCTGATGTTTTTGCAAGTAAAGTGCTCGATTTTCGCAAGAGAGAACTGGTTACCATTTCTGCACTGGCTGCTATGGAGGGTGTAGAAAGTCAGTTAAAATCCCATATCAGTATGGGCAGAAACACCGGAATTACAGATGCGGAACTGAAAGAACTGAGCGTTATTATCCGGAAAACGGTGAGTACGACCCAGGCGAACACCTTATTAAAGAGTATAGATCAACCTATGCTTGCCGTAATCAGCCCCGGTATGATGATCCGTATTTCTGAAATAGAAATAGTTCCTGAACATTTGGAAGCGTATAAGGCCATCTTAAAGGAAGAAGCAGCTGCATCTATAGCTAAAGAGCAGGGCGTGATTGCTATTTTTCCAATGCTGCAAAAACAACATCCTTCGCAAGTCAGGATTGTAGAGATTTATGCAGACAAAGCCGCTTATCAAGCGCATTTGCAAACACCTCACTTTCAGAAATATAAAACAACTACTTCAAAAATGGTGAAAGAATTAAAATTGATAGATATGGAGCGCCTGGATCAGGAAACCATGAAATTGATATTCCGGAAGTTGGAATAAGTCTGTATTACAAAAATAAGATAACAAACCAATATCAAAGATAAAAGCCAGCGTGATAAATAAATTGAGTCAGTGCATCACAGTTTTGACTTCTGTTTTGTAGGCATTAACCTAACTTAAGTATATTCGTTAATCAAACGCTTATCGTTGCTTTAAAGACTGTTATAAACTCCCTCTAAACAAAAAAAAAGCCCTTCGTTCGATGAGCTTTTAATGAGTAGCCCTTACTGGACAAATTTCGAATTTTTTCTTGTCTGATTTGCAGGAATTGGTGAAAGTTGCGAAGTACTTCAAAACTTAAAGGAGGTTTTTACTCTTGTAATCAATCATCGTTAACCGACTACGTTGACAGTATAATTTATTTAATATGGGGCAAACCGTGAACGAACAAACAGTATAAATGATGAGCAGATCAGAATTAAATAGTACCTTAGGATCTTCCTTTTTGCGGCGAAAACTATTGTCAATAAAAAAATATCGATGAAATTCAAATTACTTATTGTATCGCTACTTATTTCGAAATCCATTTTTTCTCAGACCATCAATATTCCAAAGGTTGACGCTTACCTGAAGTATATCGAAAACAATAATTTAGGGATCGGAAGTTTATCAATATTTAAGGAGGGTAAAGAGATTTATAGCAGAGATTTTGGTCAGAAAAACCTTACTGGTGTTGTTGACCATGCCGAAAAGAAATACCAGGTGGGATCTGTCACTAAAATGGTCACTGCCGCTTTGGTTTTTAAGCTGGTAGAAGCAGGGAAATTAAGCCTGGATGACAAGCTATCAGATTTTTTTCCGCAAGTACCCAATTCAAAAAAAATAACCATTAAAAATATGTTAGGGCATACGAGTGGGCTTGGGAGTTATGTGGTCAGGAATGGTGAGATATGGGTAACTGAAAAAGTAACCGAAAAAGAGATTTTTGATCTGATCATCCAACAGGGCGTTAGTTTTGAGCCCGGAGAAAAGGTAGCGTATTCCAATAGTGCTTATTATCTTTTGGCAAAAATTGTTGAAGAAAAATATGGCAGGCCTTATCATACGCTAGTTAATAGCGAAATTGCACGGCCATTAAAGCTGAAAAGTTTTGCTTCAGTTAAATCCCATCCAAAGAATGTGTTAAAGCCTTTCCAATTTAAAGAAAACGCCTGGCAGCAAATTAAGGATATCGACTTTTTGAATATTATAGGAGTAGGCGATATTTCCTCCACTCCACGAGACCTTAATATCTTCATAGAAAATCTGTTTAAGTATAAAATCGTTAGTAAAGAGTCTTTGGGGATCATGATGCCTGATGCTTCAGCTGAAACCTGGGGTAGGGGCCTGGCCAGATGGGATTTTGACGGCACTGAATTTTATGGCCATGGTGGTGATGCAATCGGATCTCATGCGGTTGTTATACACAATATTGACGGTGATGTTTCAATTTCCTATAATACCAATGGTGAGCGGATCCATAAGGAAGAATTTATAAAAAACATCGTTTCCTCAATGTTTGATAAGCCATTCAAACTGCCCGAGATAAAATAAAAACATATTTTCAGTTTAGCCCTGGTATAAATCTGATATTTACCATTTCATAACCTGCAGCTTAAGTGCTGTAATCATTCAAGTTAACTATGCAGCGACAAATAGCCGGTTTTTTAATTGCTAGTTTAGTCTTGGTATTAATCGACCTTTACATATACTCTGCAATAAAATCGTTCAGTTTCACCTATAAAAAGCAATTCAAAACTCTATTTTGGTTTTTTTCGGCATTAATTATCCTTGATGTTTTCTGTAATGTGTTCCTTGAACTTAAGGAAGGGGTCAGGACCGTGCTGACTGTAGCCATTTTGCTTAGCACGGTTTCTAAAGTCTTTTTTATCCTGTTTGTTTTGATCGATGATCTGAGAAGAACAGGCCTAAGACTATATAACTGGTTATTCAATCAGCAAATAAAAAAAAGGAATTCTGAACATCTGGAAAAAAAAACAGCCATTACAAGGTCGGCGTTTTTGACTAAAGCCGGAATATTGGCAGCCTCCGTCCCCTTGGCCGCTTTAAGCAAAGGCATGGTTTCAGGGGCATACGACTATCAGGTTAAATTTCAAAAACTATGTTTAAATAATCTGCCAAAAGCATTTGCAGGATTAAAAATTGCACAGATCTCGGATATCCACTCGGGCAGTTTCTTCTATAAAAATGCGGTCAAAGGAGGGATTGAAATGCTGTTAAGGGAAAAACCTGACTGCGTTTTTTTTACCGGCGACCTGGTCAATGATTTTGCGAATGAAATGAGGGATTATCAGGACCTTTTCTCCAGGATAAAGGCGCCATTGGGTGTTTTTTCAATTCTTGGAAACCATGACTATGGAGATTATCATTTTGGCCCCACAAACTCGCTGAAAAAGGCCCGGAATCTAGCGGACATCAAAAAAACACACGGAAATATGGGCTGGGATCTACTGCTTAACGAAAACCGGATCTTGAAAATAAATAATGAGCAGCTGGCTATTATAGGGGTAGAAAATTGGGGTGTGGGTGGATTCACAAGGTATGGCCAAATGGATTTAGCAGTAGAAAATACAGATGACTGCCCTATTAAGTTACTCCTGTCCCATGATCCCTCTCACTGGAGAGCTGAAGTTATTCCGAAATATCCCCAGATCGACGCCATGTTTAGCGGACATACCCATGGGATGCAATTGGGGGTGAGGACCGACGATTTCCAATGGAGCCCCATTCAATACCGTTATAATGAGTGGGCAGGCCTCTATAAACAAGATGCCCAACAGCTTTACGTCAATGTTGGATATGGCTTTTTAGGGTATCCAGGCCGAATTGGGATTTTGCCGGAAATAACCATATTCGAGCTGGCGTCTGTATAGTTCTCTGTGCCAAAGATTGCATAAATAAGAATGGTTTGATTTCATCTCCAGTTCAAACTAATTATAGATAGACCTGAACAAAAAAGAACATCGAAAGATCCCGCCTTTTCGGTAATACACAAACTCTTAGTGGTAATTTTACATGCCAAAACGCAAATGAAAATAAGCATCAAAAAAATATTTTTATTCTCAATAATCTTAATCGTGATTGTAATTCTCCCAGACATTAATATGTACCGTGAGAGATATAAATTACGTTCTCAAAAACTGCCTGAAATTTATAAAAATCAAACAGAATTAGATAATTTAAAAGATGATTATTACGAAGTCCTTAAAATTAAGGAAAACTCTACCGAACCAATTCTTCAGGTAAATGACA
This genomic interval carries:
- a CDS encoding cupin domain-containing protein gives rise to the protein MKAQTKPEKTENKMNIDIPKISDFPTGEENTGFANYFTGKSYLAPLTSNKDLNVPLANVTFEPGSRNNWHSHTGGQLLIVIGGEGLYQERGKSVRHLKAGDIVEIAPNIEHWHGATANSWFSHLATNGSPASNENKWLEAVTDADYQKANDQIFK
- a CDS encoding carboxymuconolactone decarboxylase family protein, which codes for MKVISWKVGLLLVLFNLIIPKTKAQEMATLTKQEKSLAGISATTATGKLDLLKIQLIEGLDNGLTVNEIKETLTQLYAYCGFPRSLNAINTFSAVLADRKAKNMIDPEGEKIIQNTVEDKYEQGRKTLEQLTKTPQARPAPGFGEFAPRIDTFLKEHLFADVFASKVLDFRKRELVTISALAAMEGVESQLKSHISMGRNTGITDAELKELSVIIRKTVSTTQANTLLKSIDQPMLAVISPGMMIRISEIEIVPEHLEAYKAILKEEAAASIAKEQGVIAIFPMLQKQHPSQVRIVEIYADKAAYQAHLQTPHFQKYKTTTSKMVKELKLIDMERLDQETMKLIFRKLE
- a CDS encoding serine hydrolase, with the protein product MKFKLLIVSLLISKSIFSQTINIPKVDAYLKYIENNNLGIGSLSIFKEGKEIYSRDFGQKNLTGVVDHAEKKYQVGSVTKMVTAALVFKLVEAGKLSLDDKLSDFFPQVPNSKKITIKNMLGHTSGLGSYVVRNGEIWVTEKVTEKEIFDLIIQQGVSFEPGEKVAYSNSAYYLLAKIVEEKYGRPYHTLVNSEIARPLKLKSFASVKSHPKNVLKPFQFKENAWQQIKDIDFLNIIGVGDISSTPRDLNIFIENLFKYKIVSKESLGIMMPDASAETWGRGLARWDFDGTEFYGHGGDAIGSHAVVIHNIDGDVSISYNTNGERIHKEEFIKNIVSSMFDKPFKLPEIK
- a CDS encoding metallophosphoesterase, whose protein sequence is MQRQIAGFLIASLVLVLIDLYIYSAIKSFSFTYKKQFKTLFWFFSALIILDVFCNVFLELKEGVRTVLTVAILLSTVSKVFFILFVLIDDLRRTGLRLYNWLFNQQIKKRNSEHLEKKTAITRSAFLTKAGILAASVPLAALSKGMVSGAYDYQVKFQKLCLNNLPKAFAGLKIAQISDIHSGSFFYKNAVKGGIEMLLREKPDCVFFTGDLVNDFANEMRDYQDLFSRIKAPLGVFSILGNHDYGDYHFGPTNSLKKARNLADIKKTHGNMGWDLLLNENRILKINNEQLAIIGVENWGVGGFTRYGQMDLAVENTDDCPIKLLLSHDPSHWRAEVIPKYPQIDAMFSGHTHGMQLGVRTDDFQWSPIQYRYNEWAGLYKQDAQQLYVNVGYGFLGYPGRIGILPEITIFELASV